In Spinacia oleracea cultivar Varoflay chromosome 5, BTI_SOV_V1, whole genome shotgun sequence, a single window of DNA contains:
- the LOC130461636 gene encoding uncharacterized protein, translated as MTETPFTDSTAANSGNNAVNYNDPYYISNGDTSVQNLGIQLFNGDNFVGWNRGVCLALGATNKLGFIDGTITKPDPTSTDFQKWIRNDYMITCWILRSMEKSLAESFASLTSIEQDDLSIAEYYGKMKKVWDELQVFDEIPSCSCGAMLRCTCNLLKKILEADQLKKLIQFLAGLHKDYEQVKVNILSMDPLPTVLRAYHILQQVEKQNRNSTHSIEISALMAGKHNQSYKFQPSGQGVQRKDFKKTKYDKYDKFDRFCDHCKVKGHMKDQCFKLVGYPEWYTNLKGKSVQKFAANIDSTGILGSSPLDFDPEEQAGSSSVGTSNVSQEMIEAVFKGVMKMMPSSNQQDNNYAALNFAGITSVSNAASFCKIFDENSRIIDTGASDHMASNLALFNTLQNLKQPLKVGLPDGSVKYITQIGTIQLTPHIVLSNVLYIPDFKHNLLSVGRLLDHNKLYAHFSPTSCSFQDLITNEVKAVGRRQAGLYKFSEDSLKFNPASISNSVASANPQTSVHISDVISLL; from the exons ATGACTGAAACTCCGTTTACTGATTCTACGGCAGCAAATTCTGGAAATAATGCTGTTAATTACAACGATCCATACTACATCTCTAATGGAGATACTTCAGTTCAGAATCTAGGTATTCAACTCTTCAATGGCGATAATTTTGTTGGCTGGAATAGAGGAGTTTGTTTAGCCTTAGGTGCTACAAATAAACTCGGTTTTATTGACGGAACAATTACAAAGCCTGATCCTACGTCTACAGATTTTCAAAAGTGGATTAGAAATGATTACATGATAACCTGTTGGATTTTGAGGtccatggagaaatctcttgcCGAGAGCTTCGC AAGTTTAACTTCAATTGAACAAGATGATCTTTCAATTGCTGAATATTATGGGAAAATGAAGAAGGTTTGGGATGAACTCCAAGTGTTTGATGAAATTCCTAGTTGTAGTTGTGGTGCTATGCTAAGATGCACTTGTAATTTGTTGAAGAAAATTCTAGAGGCTGATCAACTTAAGAAGTTGATTCAATTTCTTGCTGGTTTACACAAAGATTATGAGCAGGTCAAGGTTAATATTCTAAGCATGGATCCACTACCTACGGTGCTTAGAGCTTACCATATCTTACAACAAGTTGAAAAACAGAATCGTAATTCTACTCATTCTATTGAAATCAGTGCTTTAATGGCTGGAAAACACAATCAATCTTACAAGTTTCAACCATCTGGTCAAGGAGTTCAAAGAAAGGATTTCAAGAAGACTAAATACGACAAATATGATAAGTTTGACAGATTTTGTGATCATTGCAAAGTCAAAGGCCACATGAAGGATCAATGTTTTAAGCTTGTCGGTTATCCTGAGTGGTACACGAATTTGAAAGGGAAAAGTGTCCAAAAGTTTGCTGCGAATATTGATTCTACTGGAATTCTTGGTAGCAGTCCTCTTGATTTTGATCCGGAGGAGCAGGCTGGTTCAAGTAGCGTTGGTACAAGCAATGTTAGTCAAGAGATGATTGAGGCCGTCTTCAAAGGAGTGATGAAAATGATGCCGAGTTCTAATCAGCAAGATAACAATTACGCTGCACTCAACTTTGCAGGTATAACTTCGGTTTCTAATGCTGCTTCATTTTGCAAAATATTTGATGAAAATTCCCGGATCATTGACACTGGTGCCAGTGATCATATGGCTTCAAATTTGGCTTTGTTTAATACTTTACAAAATCTAAAACAACCACTTAAAGTTGGCTTACCTGATGGATCTGTCAAATATATCACACAAATTGGCACAATTCAATTAACACCTCACATTGTTTTGTCCAATGTGTTATACATTCCTGATTTTAAACACAACCTCTTATCTGTAGGGAGATTACTAGATCACAACAAATTATATGCTCATTTTAGCCCTACTTCTTGTTCTTTTCAGGACCTTATAACTAATGAGGTCAAAGCTGTTGGAAGGAGACAAGCTGGATTATATAAGTTCAGTGAGGATTCTTTAAAATTCAATCCTGCTTCCATTTCTAATTCTGTTGCTTCTGCTAATCCCCAAACCTCTGTACATATTTCCGATGTAATTAGTTTGTTGTAA
- the LOC130460860 gene encoding beta-1,3-galactosyltransferase 7-like isoform X1: MLNMLVLELSFTPPPSMITFLLSATSNSILDRAIDSEEAQHHDFLRLEHIEGYHELSAKTKIYFSTAVAKWDADFYVKVDDDVHLNLGVFASTLAHYRSKPRVYIGCMKSGPVLADKNVKYHEPEFWKFGEDGNKYFRHATGQIYAISKDLATYISINQWNRFASG; this comes from the exons ATGCTGAACATGTTGGTGCTGGAGCTCTCGTTTACTCCGCCGCCATCCATGATTACCTTCCTGCTGag TGCTACATCTAACAGCATATTAGATCGAGCGATTGATTCGGAGGAAGCTCAGCATCATGACTTTCTCAGGCTG GAGCATATTGAAGGATATCATGAATTGTCTGCAAAAACCAAGATATACTTCTCCACAGCTGTTGCAAAATGGGATGCTGATTTTTATGTCAAGGTGGATGACGATGTACATTTAAATTTAG GTGTTTTTGCGTCAACTCTTGCTCATTATCGATCAAAACCAAGAGTGTATATTGGATGTATGAAATCTGGACCCGTTCTGGCTGATAA GAATGTTAAATACCATGAACCAGAATTCTGGAAGTTTGGGGAAGATGGAAACAAGTACTTCCGCCATGCAACTGGGCAGATCTATGCCATCTCCAAAGATTTGGCAACATATATTTCTATAAATCA ATGGAACCGCTTTGCTAGTGGATGA
- the LOC130460860 gene encoding beta-1,3-galactosyltransferase 7-like isoform X2 produces the protein MLNMLVLELSFTPPPSMITFLLSATSNSILDRAIDSEEAQHHDFLRLEHIEGYHELSAKTKIYFSTAVAKWDADFYVKVDDDVHLNLGVFASTLAHYRSKPRVYIGCMKSGPVLADKNVKYHEPEFWKFGEDGNKYFRHATGQIYAISKDLATYISINQVSSHLR, from the exons ATGCTGAACATGTTGGTGCTGGAGCTCTCGTTTACTCCGCCGCCATCCATGATTACCTTCCTGCTGag TGCTACATCTAACAGCATATTAGATCGAGCGATTGATTCGGAGGAAGCTCAGCATCATGACTTTCTCAGGCTG GAGCATATTGAAGGATATCATGAATTGTCTGCAAAAACCAAGATATACTTCTCCACAGCTGTTGCAAAATGGGATGCTGATTTTTATGTCAAGGTGGATGACGATGTACATTTAAATTTAG GTGTTTTTGCGTCAACTCTTGCTCATTATCGATCAAAACCAAGAGTGTATATTGGATGTATGAAATCTGGACCCGTTCTGGCTGATAA GAATGTTAAATACCATGAACCAGAATTCTGGAAGTTTGGGGAAGATGGAAACAAGTACTTCCGCCATGCAACTGGGCAGATCTATGCCATCTCCAAAGATTTGGCAACATATATTTCTATAAATCA GGTCTCATCTCATTTGCGTTAA